One segment of Terriglobales bacterium DNA contains the following:
- a CDS encoding ABC transporter ATP-binding protein — translation MVSAGGMSCMLELRHVCKRFSGIRAVDDVTFTARAGEITGYLGPNGSGKSTTMKMITGLLEMTSGEILFDGVPIRSDLTSYKQRMGYVPEEPYLYAHLTGLEYLVMIGQLRGLPEKRTAERIDGLLQLFALHAERHSPLSSYSKGMRQKILITAALLHNPDLVLLDEPFSGLDVSSALILRTLIQELAARGKVVVFSSHELETVERVASRVVILHGGRIVADDSIESLRALMAAPNLEAIFSQLAVEQDTASISRQIADLIQA, via the coding sequence ATGGTGTCTGCTGGAGGCATGAGCTGCATGCTGGAGCTTCGTCACGTTTGCAAGAGATTCTCGGGAATTCGGGCGGTTGATGATGTGACTTTCACTGCCCGTGCCGGAGAGATAACCGGGTACCTCGGTCCAAATGGGTCGGGCAAGTCCACGACGATGAAGATGATCACGGGCCTACTGGAAATGACCTCGGGCGAGATACTGTTCGACGGTGTACCGATTCGCAGCGATCTGACTTCCTACAAGCAGCGCATGGGATACGTGCCGGAAGAACCTTACCTGTACGCACACCTGACCGGGCTCGAGTACCTGGTTATGATCGGACAGCTTCGCGGCTTGCCCGAAAAGAGAACAGCGGAACGGATTGACGGCCTGCTACAGTTATTTGCTTTACACGCCGAGCGACATTCGCCTCTATCCTCTTACTCGAAGGGCATGCGCCAGAAGATTCTTATCACCGCAGCCCTGTTGCACAATCCCGATCTGGTTCTGCTCGACGAGCCGTTTTCGGGACTGGATGTTTCTTCCGCGCTGATCCTGCGAACACTGATTCAGGAGCTTGCGGCTCGCGGGAAAGTCGTCGTGTTCAGCTCACACGAACTTGAGACCGTCGAGCGGGTCGCCTCGCGTGTGGTGATCCTGCATGGGGGCAGAATCGTCGCCGACGATTCGATCGAGAGCTTGCGGGCTTTGATGGCAGCGCCCAATCTGGAGGCCATCTTCTCCCAGTTGGCAGTTGAGCAGGACACGGCCTCAATTTCGCGGCAAATCGCCGATCTCATACAAGCCTGA
- a CDS encoding type II toxin-antitoxin system VapC family toxin yields the protein MILADVNVLVNAFRSDAGDHVLCHTWLSGILNGSSRYGMSLQVLSALVRIATHSRIFARPSTCAEALDFCELLIAQPHCVVIQPGPDHWRIFADLCRTSDVRGSLVSDAWYAALAIESGSEWITLDRDYARFPRLKWRVPTLGV from the coding sequence GTGATCCTCGCCGATGTCAATGTCCTTGTAAACGCCTTCCGCTCCGATGCTGGCGATCATGTCTTGTGTCACACATGGCTGAGCGGAATCCTGAACGGAAGTTCCCGTTACGGAATGTCGCTTCAGGTATTAAGTGCGCTTGTTCGCATAGCTACACATTCGCGGATCTTTGCTCGCCCGAGCACCTGTGCCGAAGCGCTGGATTTCTGTGAACTACTGATCGCTCAGCCGCACTGTGTTGTAATTCAGCCGGGACCGGACCACTGGAGAATCTTTGCCGATCTCTGCAGAACATCCGACGTGCGGGGCAGTTTAGTATCGGATGCCTGGTATGCCGCACTCGCTATCGAATCCGGCTCTGAATGGATCACTCTGGATAGAGACTACGCAAGATTCCCGCGGCTCAAGTGGCGCGTGCCGACTCTCGGCGTCTGA